The Chitinivorax sp. PXF-14 genome has a segment encoding these proteins:
- a CDS encoding pyruvate, water dikinase regulatory protein: MPHRRSVFVVSDRTGITAEMLGHSLLTQFEGMEFRRVTLPFIDSAEKAHAAAEQIRLAAENEHERPIVFSSLVNDEIREAFKLDCALCLDFFEAFISPLEKELGRPSSHTVGKSHSVANFQEYNARIEAVNFSMAHDDGIKPRDLADADVILVGVSRSGKTPTCLYMALQFGIKAANYPLIPEDLGEIKLPAALAPYKHKLFGLTIAAERLAQIRSERKPNSKYASLDNCRFEIGEVEAIFRREGVPYLNTTSKSIEEISSTILHRASLERRVF; the protein is encoded by the coding sequence ATGCCGCATCGCCGTTCTGTCTTCGTCGTATCCGATCGTACCGGTATCACCGCGGAAATGCTGGGCCACAGCCTGCTCACCCAGTTCGAGGGGATGGAGTTCCGTCGTGTCACCCTGCCATTCATCGATTCGGCGGAAAAAGCCCATGCCGCGGCGGAACAGATCAGGTTGGCGGCAGAAAACGAGCACGAGCGCCCCATCGTGTTCAGCTCGCTCGTCAACGACGAAATTCGCGAGGCATTCAAGCTCGATTGCGCGCTCTGTCTGGATTTCTTCGAAGCCTTCATCTCCCCCCTCGAAAAGGAACTCGGCCGGCCCTCTTCGCACACGGTCGGCAAGTCCCACAGCGTGGCGAATTTCCAGGAGTACAACGCCAGGATCGAGGCGGTGAATTTCTCCATGGCGCACGACGACGGCATCAAGCCACGCGACCTGGCCGACGCCGATGTGATTCTGGTCGGCGTGTCGCGCTCGGGCAAGACGCCAACCTGCCTGTACATGGCGCTGCAGTTCGGCATCAAGGCCGCCAACTACCCGTTGATCCCGGAAGATCTTGGCGAAATCAAGTTGCCCGCCGCGCTGGCGCCCTACAAGCACAAGCTGTTCGGCCTCACCATCGCAGCGGAACGGCTGGCGCAGATTCGCAGCGAACGCAAACCGAACAGCAAATATGCGTCGCTGGACAATTGCCGCTTTGAAATCGGCGAGGTCGAGGCGATTTTCCGCAGGGAAGGCGTGCCTTACCTCAACACCACCAGCAAATCGATCGAAGAGATTTCAAGCACCATCCTGCATCGCGCTAGCCTGGAACGCCGCGTGTTCTAG
- a CDS encoding diguanylate cyclase — MVRLPMHFSRRLTLLLTLVVVALSVGFAFLTWRALDDTTLRIKRNLYGELLGQTEVLLDRLVRSRAALLDSQLEAVAALAGDGASALSRHVSRGGDLQEALPGLLGSLSSRDTMGLTVFYYDTKSGHVTLMPYGGGPLERGIEQFSTSLVGMVQGGFKAGDIRAGDLHADTVGSSRRAVVELVSPVVVRGEAIGLFGAVLPLSNVEREFERQGAIPGSYTFLIDARRHLIAATTEAEADLGIASAELTPVIPQQGNDTERVLKSMALGDAGVLKANLHGVDKFLAFHSLRVTPWRLGVVLPASVTASTSDRLTPIVAEGQQRAMRAIAVGSGVVLLLALLMGAWLAGHMSRPLVMLSEAARRITAGDYAQRVYLRRDDEFGPLIGAFNAMATKIERTISDLGRTGAEQAETNRRLQDSVVALESLNTALQAESAQRQQAERALRESERRLRDVIDHSQSLIFLKDLQGRYLLANQSMYDLLGLDEKAVLGQADTDLFPPWVAMQLQKHDQTVLATRAPADFEEQLSLGGPTKVFLASKFLLFDANGRAYALGGVATEITARKQAEAGLAQEKVALDQLVEARTEALQHLNRQLALEIDERNQALEALRESELRYAMLVQNAWDGVVVVRNGMVEFVNDAMINMMETKDASLLLGKPFTSFLPDGQRDVVVARHQRRMAGEPVESIYETEVVTTTGRKIEVEISVGTTLYRGDVNTVGILRSIAERKAAERALQRANEELMRLSVMDGLTQLYNRRYLVSAMTSEFARARRHESSLALLMLDLDHFKTINDRYGHQAGDAVIAHVAQLLLSRTRQSDVAARYGGEELTLLLPQTDMAQAAVLAESLRELIERSPCVLADETRVTVTVSIGVAGYPECAAQTIEQLLGIADLALYQAKHLGRNRVEAAVRSGSGRDAG; from the coding sequence ATGGTACGACTTCCCATGCATTTCTCCCGGCGCCTGACATTGCTGCTGACGCTCGTGGTCGTCGCGTTGTCGGTCGGCTTTGCCTTCCTGACCTGGCGGGCGCTCGACGACACGACATTGCGCATCAAGCGGAATTTGTACGGTGAGTTGCTGGGGCAAACCGAGGTATTGCTCGATCGTCTGGTCAGGAGCCGTGCGGCACTACTCGACAGCCAGCTTGAAGCCGTTGCGGCGTTGGCGGGGGACGGAGCGAGTGCGCTGTCGCGGCACGTCAGTCGCGGTGGTGACCTGCAGGAGGCACTGCCAGGGCTACTTGGCTCGCTGTCATCCCGCGACACCATGGGTCTCACCGTTTTTTACTACGACACCAAATCCGGCCATGTCACGCTGATGCCCTATGGTGGGGGGCCGCTTGAGCGAGGCATCGAGCAGTTCTCGACCTCCCTGGTAGGGATGGTGCAGGGTGGCTTCAAGGCCGGCGACATCCGTGCTGGTGACCTGCATGCGGACACCGTTGGCAGCAGCCGCCGAGCCGTGGTTGAGCTTGTCTCGCCAGTGGTCGTCAGGGGCGAGGCGATCGGCCTGTTTGGTGCCGTGTTGCCGCTGTCCAATGTCGAACGCGAGTTCGAACGCCAGGGGGCAATTCCTGGCAGCTATACCTTCTTGATCGATGCACGTCGCCATTTGATCGCCGCCACGACGGAGGCAGAGGCCGATCTCGGGATTGCCAGTGCGGAACTGACGCCGGTCATTCCGCAGCAAGGCAATGACACCGAGCGGGTATTGAAAAGTATGGCACTGGGCGATGCCGGTGTGCTCAAGGCAAACCTGCACGGCGTGGACAAATTTCTGGCATTCCATTCGCTGCGGGTGACGCCGTGGCGGCTGGGGGTCGTGTTGCCGGCAAGTGTGACGGCATCAACGTCCGACCGGCTGACGCCGATCGTCGCCGAGGGGCAGCAGCGTGCCATGCGGGCGATTGCCGTTGGCAGCGGCGTGGTGCTGCTGCTGGCGCTGTTGATGGGGGCGTGGCTGGCGGGCCATATGTCCAGGCCGCTGGTCATGCTGTCGGAGGCCGCCAGGCGAATCACTGCGGGTGATTATGCCCAGCGTGTCTACCTGAGGCGGGATGACGAGTTCGGGCCGCTGATCGGAGCCTTCAATGCGATGGCCACCAAGATCGAGCGCACCATCTCCGACTTGGGCAGGACCGGGGCAGAACAAGCCGAGACGAACCGCCGCCTGCAGGACAGCGTGGTCGCGCTCGAGTCGCTGAATACCGCTTTGCAGGCCGAATCGGCGCAACGGCAGCAGGCCGAGCGGGCGCTGCGTGAAAGCGAGCGACGCCTGCGTGACGTGATCGACCATTCACAGTCGTTGATATTCCTGAAGGACTTGCAGGGACGCTATCTGCTGGCCAATCAGTCCATGTACGACCTGCTCGGGCTCGATGAAAAGGCCGTGCTGGGGCAGGCTGATACCGATTTGTTTCCGCCGTGGGTGGCGATGCAATTGCAGAAGCATGATCAGACGGTACTTGCGACGCGGGCGCCGGCTGATTTTGAAGAGCAACTCAGCCTCGGCGGGCCGACCAAGGTCTTTCTCGCCAGCAAGTTTCTGCTGTTCGATGCAAACGGCCGGGCCTACGCGCTAGGTGGCGTTGCGACCGAAATTACCGCACGCAAGCAGGCGGAAGCCGGACTGGCGCAGGAGAAGGTGGCACTGGATCAACTGGTCGAGGCGCGCACCGAGGCGTTGCAACATCTCAACCGCCAACTGGCACTTGAAATCGACGAGCGCAACCAGGCGCTGGAAGCGCTGCGTGAATCCGAGCTGCGCTACGCCATGTTGGTGCAAAATGCGTGGGACGGTGTCGTGGTGGTGCGCAACGGGATGGTCGAGTTCGTCAACGACGCGATGATCAACATGATGGAGACCAAGGATGCCAGCCTGTTGCTTGGTAAACCGTTCACCTCCTTCCTCCCCGACGGCCAGCGCGATGTGGTCGTCGCGCGCCACCAGCGTCGCATGGCCGGCGAGCCGGTGGAGTCGATCTATGAAACCGAGGTGGTGACGACCACGGGCAGGAAAATCGAGGTGGAGATATCGGTTGGCACCACGCTGTATCGCGGTGACGTCAACACGGTAGGCATCTTGCGCAGCATTGCCGAGCGCAAGGCTGCCGAGCGCGCGCTGCAGCGTGCCAACGAAGAGCTGATGCGGCTCTCGGTCATGGATGGATTGACGCAGCTGTACAACCGGCGCTACCTGGTCAGCGCAATGACGAGCGAATTTGCGCGGGCACGGCGCCATGAATCGTCGCTCGCGCTACTGATGCTCGACCTGGATCATTTCAAGACGATCAACGACCGTTATGGCCATCAGGCAGGTGATGCCGTCATCGCCCACGTGGCCCAGTTGCTGCTGTCGCGAACCCGGCAAAGCGATGTGGCGGCGCGTTATGGCGGCGAAGAGTTGACGCTCCTGCTGCCGCAGACGGATATGGCTCAGGCGGCTGTACTGGCCGAGTCGTTGCGGGAATTGATCGAGAGGTCGCCCTGCGTCTTGGCGGATGAAACCCGGGTCACGGTGACCGTCAGTATCGGCGTGGCGGGTTATCCGGAATGTGCCGCGCAAACAATCGAGCAATTGCTGGGAATTGCCGACCTCGCCCTGTATCAGGCCAAGCACCTGGGGCGCAATCGTGTCGAGGCCGCCGTGCGCAGCGGTTCAGGGCGGGACGCAGGCTGA
- a CDS encoding SDR family oxidoreductase, translating to MATSAPTFVGRALAGKRVLITGTSGFLAKVVLEKLIREVPDVGGIVLLLRGSRDNPTSQQRFEREVLTSSIFDVLRQRSAEGLKTFCEQRIHCVTGEVTQPRLGLSEREFNLLAGRIDVIINAAASVNFREELDQALEINTFSVIHLAELARLAGDIPLVQVSTCYVNGFNSGAMHEELVHPTGLPIPFNQEGFYEVERLIGQLQEKIGVVRAKWGDTGRLSEKLIDLGIKEANAYGWNDTYTFTKWLGEQVALKATRRSTLTILRPSIIESTLFEPSPGWVEGVKVADAIILAYAREKVRFFPAKTDEIIDIIPADLVANSVLLSAAEAILEPGRQRIYQCCSGSRNPIQLGQLIDLLQDEARRNWQRYDRLFFKAPSRPFRTTSRTVFLAGLAAAKAALTLFDAGRKLIGVKTPLRAFESLKATQGLAVVFSFYTSPSYCFYNSKLLALAARVGESGRGRFPVDSALIDWKHYLGDVHMAGLNRYALKERRKPVADTTGVAQAALNPAEARSS from the coding sequence ATGGCAACTTCCGCACCAACTTTTGTCGGCAGGGCGCTGGCCGGCAAGCGAGTCTTGATTACTGGCACCAGCGGCTTTCTCGCCAAGGTTGTGCTCGAGAAGCTGATACGGGAGGTGCCCGATGTGGGGGGGATTGTCCTGCTGCTGCGTGGCAGCCGAGACAATCCGACGTCGCAGCAACGCTTTGAACGCGAAGTACTGACGTCGTCGATCTTCGATGTGCTGCGGCAGCGCAGCGCGGAAGGTTTGAAGACGTTTTGCGAGCAACGCATCCACTGCGTGACTGGCGAAGTGACCCAGCCACGGCTTGGTCTGAGCGAGCGGGAGTTCAATCTACTCGCCGGCCGTATCGACGTGATCATCAACGCCGCAGCGAGCGTGAACTTCCGCGAGGAGCTGGATCAGGCCCTGGAAATCAACACCTTCAGCGTGATTCACCTCGCCGAGCTGGCGCGACTGGCGGGTGACATCCCGCTGGTGCAGGTGTCGACCTGCTATGTCAACGGCTTCAATAGTGGTGCCATGCATGAAGAGTTGGTGCATCCGACCGGCTTGCCCATTCCGTTCAACCAGGAAGGTTTCTATGAGGTAGAGCGGCTGATTGGGCAGCTCCAGGAGAAAATCGGTGTGGTGCGCGCCAAGTGGGGCGACACCGGCAGGCTGAGCGAGAAGCTGATCGACCTTGGTATCAAGGAGGCCAATGCCTACGGCTGGAACGATACCTATACCTTTACCAAGTGGTTGGGCGAGCAGGTTGCGCTAAAGGCAACGCGCCGTTCGACATTGACCATTCTTCGTCCATCCATCATCGAGAGCACGTTGTTTGAGCCGAGCCCCGGCTGGGTGGAGGGCGTCAAGGTGGCCGATGCCATCATCCTCGCTTATGCGCGCGAGAAGGTGAGGTTTTTCCCGGCCAAGACTGACGAGATCATCGACATCATCCCGGCCGATCTGGTCGCTAACAGCGTTCTTTTGTCCGCCGCCGAGGCGATACTTGAGCCCGGTAGACAGCGCATCTATCAATGCTGCAGCGGAAGCCGCAATCCCATCCAGTTGGGGCAATTGATCGATCTGCTGCAGGATGAAGCCCGACGTAACTGGCAGCGCTATGATCGGCTGTTCTTCAAGGCCCCGAGTCGGCCGTTCCGCACCACCAGCCGGACGGTATTTCTGGCTGGGCTGGCTGCGGCCAAGGCAGCGTTGACCCTGTTCGATGCGGGCCGCAAGCTGATTGGCGTGAAAACGCCGTTGCGCGCCTTCGAGAGTCTGAAGGCCACGCAGGGGCTTGCCGTGGTGTTCTCGTTCTATACCTCGCCGAGCTACTGCTTCTACAACAGCAAATTGCTGGCACTCGCGGCACGTGTCGGCGAGTCGGGGCGGGGCCGCTTCCCGGTCGATTCGGCATTGATTGACTGGAAGCACTATCTGGGCGACGTACACATGGCGGGGCTGAACCGTTATGCACTGAAGGAAAGGCGTAAACCGGTAGCCGACACCACTGGCGTGGCCCAAGCTGCGCTGAATCCCGCCGAGGCCCGCTCCTCCTGA
- a CDS encoding DUF2156 domain-containing protein — translation MRNQALTLDGAALTPSISTFSHGERVAYLMEHGVHSQSFSTMQSDMEYFDVPGIGYIAYARYWGMQFVLGDPVCEPKYFEPMLTKFLKRFPNALFAQVSKPIVDILHQSFSYYGTQFGSESKVSLSDWNLRGSKKQIIRTAINQARAQGIEIKEGPFDRYTKKISEAWIKTRRCKNNEIRFLIRPMLMDYKENTRYFYAYHNGEAVAYIFFDPLYKNGKLISYVPNISRSCASFKQGLWYAIMVHAMEVFRSEGVPYVDLGLVPLMLADDYEPQESKILRKMMAVIRERGDMLYNFKGLEFAKARFNGVVEKTYCCHRNALPGLAMVAMFRLTRII, via the coding sequence ATGAGAAATCAAGCGTTAACGCTTGACGGGGCAGCGCTTACGCCGTCAATCAGTACTTTTAGCCATGGTGAGCGGGTTGCTTACCTGATGGAGCACGGCGTCCATTCTCAGTCGTTCTCCACCATGCAGTCCGACATGGAGTACTTCGACGTGCCGGGCATTGGCTATATCGCCTATGCCCGGTACTGGGGGATGCAGTTCGTGCTGGGCGATCCGGTATGCGAGCCGAAGTATTTCGAGCCGATGCTGACCAAGTTTCTCAAGCGTTTTCCCAATGCGTTGTTCGCCCAGGTGAGCAAGCCGATTGTCGACATCCTGCACCAGTCCTTTAGTTACTATGGCACCCAGTTTGGTTCCGAGTCCAAGGTCAGCCTGAGCGACTGGAATCTTCGCGGGTCAAAAAAACAGATTATCCGTACCGCAATCAATCAGGCCCGCGCCCAAGGGATCGAGATCAAGGAAGGGCCGTTTGATCGCTACACCAAGAAGATTTCGGAAGCCTGGATAAAGACTCGGCGCTGCAAGAATAACGAAATCCGCTTCCTGATCCGTCCGATGTTGATGGATTACAAGGAAAACACCCGCTATTTCTACGCCTATCACAATGGCGAGGCCGTCGCATACATCTTTTTCGACCCGCTATACAAGAACGGCAAGCTGATTAGCTACGTCCCCAATATCTCGCGCTCCTGTGCCAGCTTCAAACAGGGCTTGTGGTACGCCATCATGGTTCACGCGATGGAAGTGTTCCGCAGTGAGGGCGTGCCCTATGTCGATTTGGGGCTGGTGCCGCTGATGCTGGCGGACGACTACGAGCCCCAGGAGTCGAAGATCCTGCGCAAGATGATGGCTGTCATCCGTGAGCGCGGCGACATGCTCTACAACTTCAAGGGGCTGGAGTTCGCCAAGGCGCGCTTCAATGGGGTGGTCGAAAAGACCTATTGCTGCCATCGCAATGCACTACCTGGATTGGCCATGGTAGCCATGTTCCGGCTCACTCGCATCATCTAG
- a CDS encoding class I SAM-dependent methyltransferase → MKDNYKFVGHFYDFLSNMYSGKSIQHCKVAMLDHLKPGDKVLFAGVGHGIDAVYAAKRGAEVTVVDLSETMLRKFQRNLEKNGVKIHIRQVHSDILQFQELERYDMVVANFFLNVFQRDMMLKVLQHLIKLGKPGAKVVVGDFSYPTGNVLSRAFKVIYWYGAVGFFWIFTKNAFHNIYNYPETMRQLGLEVTEKKHFRLLLLNCYWSLLGQKPA, encoded by the coding sequence ATGAAGGATAACTATAAATTTGTCGGGCACTTTTACGACTTTCTAAGCAATATGTATAGCGGCAAGTCCATCCAGCACTGCAAGGTCGCCATGCTGGATCACCTCAAGCCCGGCGATAAGGTACTGTTCGCAGGGGTGGGGCACGGCATTGATGCGGTATACGCTGCCAAGCGTGGTGCCGAGGTGACCGTGGTCGATCTGTCGGAAACCATGCTGCGGAAGTTCCAGCGCAACCTGGAGAAAAATGGCGTCAAGATCCATATCCGCCAGGTTCACAGCGATATCCTTCAATTCCAGGAGCTCGAACGCTACGACATGGTCGTTGCCAACTTCTTTCTGAATGTCTTCCAGCGCGACATGATGCTGAAGGTGCTGCAGCACCTGATCAAGCTTGGCAAGCCCGGCGCCAAGGTTGTTGTCGGTGATTTCTCCTATCCTACCGGCAATGTCCTGTCGAGAGCGTTCAAGGTCATTTACTGGTATGGGGCCGTGGGGTTCTTCTGGATCTTCACCAAGAACGCTTTCCACAACATCTACAACTACCCCGAAACCATGCGGCAGCTCGGCCTTGAGGTCACCGAGAAGAAACATTTCCGCCTCCTGCTACTCAATTGCTACTGGTCGTTGCTTGGGCAAAAGCCGGCCTGA
- a CDS encoding TIGR01621 family pseudouridine synthase, giving the protein MISPLFRLVFNDERLLVIDKQPGVDFHRGLHDTSLVDAVRDATGLAELYPVHRLDTMTSGLLLFAKSREVARQMGQLFESGQVGKYYLALSAKAPRKKQGMIRGDMEQARRGAWRLSPSQTNPAFTQFFSFSVSAGLRLFLLRPLTGKTHQLRVAMKALGAPILGDALYGGGSLDRGYLHAYAIRFLLDGQQYCLTCQPKTGEHFLAMSCRQQIELIGDPGALAWPAVKHPKQS; this is encoded by the coding sequence TTGATCTCTCCGCTCTTCCGTCTGGTATTCAACGACGAACGCCTGCTGGTCATCGATAAGCAGCCTGGGGTCGATTTTCATCGTGGGTTACACGACACCAGTCTTGTCGACGCCGTGCGTGATGCTACCGGGCTGGCCGAGCTATATCCAGTGCACCGCCTGGATACGATGACGTCCGGCCTGCTGCTGTTTGCTAAGAGCAGGGAGGTCGCGCGGCAAATGGGGCAATTATTCGAGTCGGGGCAGGTGGGGAAATACTATCTGGCCTTGTCCGCCAAGGCGCCTCGCAAGAAACAAGGGATGATTCGCGGCGACATGGAGCAGGCTCGCCGCGGGGCTTGGCGACTGAGCCCGAGCCAAACCAATCCTGCCTTCACCCAGTTCTTCAGCTTCTCTGTCTCCGCCGGATTGCGTCTGTTCCTGTTGCGGCCACTGACCGGCAAGACCCATCAACTCAGGGTTGCCATGAAAGCGCTTGGCGCACCCATTCTTGGCGATGCTCTCTATGGCGGCGGTAGCCTCGATCGTGGCTATCTGCATGCTTACGCAATTCGTTTCCTTCTCGATGGCCAGCAGTATTGCCTTACCTGCCAGCCGAAAACCGGTGAACATTTTCTCGCGATGTCTTGCCGGCAACAAATCGAGCTGATTGGCGACCCGGGCGCACTGGCGTGGCCCGCCGTCAAGCATCCGAAACAGTCTTGA
- a CDS encoding adenylosuccinate synthase — protein MSRNVVVIGTQWGDEGKGKIVDWLTDHAEGVVRFQGGHNAGHTLVIGGKKTVLRLIPSGILREGVACFIGNGVVLSPQALLKEIDELQQAGVDVKSRLTISQSCPLILPHHIAIDQAREAAKGESKIGTTGRGIGPAYEDKVARRAIRVQDLFHRERFAAKLGEVLDYHNFVLKHYFKTDIVDFQKTLEETLLLAEQIKPMIGDVSRTLAEMNKAGRNLLFEGAQGTLLDIDHGTYPFVTSSNCVAGAAAPGAGVAPQMLQYVLGLTKAYTTRVGSGPFPTELFDDVGAGLAKRGNEFGSVTGRPRRCGWFDAAALKRSIQINGVSGLCVTKLDVMDGMEQIKLCVGYVIDGKQVDILPPGADELAGCQPIYEELPGWSDSTVGIKRFEDLPENAKRYLKRIEEVCGAPVDIISTGPDRDETIVLRHPYLA, from the coding sequence ATGTCCAGAAATGTAGTGGTAATCGGCACCCAGTGGGGTGACGAAGGGAAAGGCAAGATCGTTGACTGGTTGACGGATCATGCCGAGGGCGTTGTACGATTCCAGGGGGGCCACAATGCGGGCCATACGCTGGTAATCGGCGGCAAGAAGACCGTTCTGCGCCTGATCCCTTCGGGCATTTTGCGCGAAGGCGTTGCATGTTTTATCGGCAACGGCGTGGTCCTGTCGCCCCAGGCGCTGCTCAAAGAGATTGATGAGTTGCAGCAAGCGGGTGTCGATGTCAAATCGCGCTTGACGATTTCCCAGTCCTGCCCCTTGATTCTGCCCCACCATATCGCGATCGACCAGGCGCGTGAAGCCGCCAAGGGCGAGAGCAAGATTGGTACGACCGGGCGGGGCATCGGGCCCGCTTACGAGGACAAGGTCGCGCGCCGTGCGATTCGCGTGCAGGACCTGTTCCATCGCGAACGCTTTGCCGCCAAGCTGGGCGAAGTGCTCGACTATCACAACTTTGTACTCAAGCATTACTTCAAGACCGATATCGTCGATTTCCAGAAGACGCTGGAAGAGACCCTGCTGTTGGCCGAGCAAATCAAGCCCATGATCGGCGATGTTTCCCGCACCCTGGCGGAAATGAACAAGGCGGGCCGCAATCTGTTGTTCGAAGGTGCACAAGGCACGCTGCTCGACATCGATCACGGTACCTATCCGTTTGTCACCTCTTCCAACTGCGTCGCGGGTGCCGCAGCGCCTGGCGCAGGTGTGGCGCCGCAGATGTTGCAATATGTGCTTGGCCTAACCAAGGCATACACCACGCGTGTCGGCTCCGGCCCATTCCCGACCGAGTTGTTCGATGATGTCGGCGCAGGCCTTGCCAAGCGAGGCAATGAATTTGGCTCCGTAACCGGCCGTCCGCGCCGCTGTGGCTGGTTCGATGCGGCAGCGTTGAAGCGTTCGATCCAGATCAATGGCGTTTCGGGTTTGTGCGTAACCAAGCTTGATGTCATGGATGGCATGGAGCAAATCAAGCTCTGCGTCGGCTATGTCATTGATGGTAAGCAGGTCGACATTCTCCCGCCTGGCGCAGATGAATTGGCTGGGTGTCAGCCCATTTATGAAGAATTGCCCGGCTGGAGCGACAGCACCGTTGGTATCAAGCGCTTCGAAGATCTGCCAGAGAACGCCAAGCGCTATCTGAAGCGAATTGAAGAGGTGTGCGGCGCACCGGTCGATATCATCTCGACTGGTCCTGATCGCGACGAAACCATCGTGTTGCGACACCCGTATCTGGCCTGA
- a CDS encoding ATP phosphoribosyltransferase regulatory subunit — MHRWLLPEYIADILPAEARLVEEKRRAVLDLFHASGYDLVSPPLIEYVESLIGNADDDLDLKTFKLVDQLSGRQMGLRADISPQVARLDAHLLNREGVARLCYAGTVVHTLPANLLGSREQLQLGAEIYGHAGVEADLEVIQLMFDSLKLLGIERVNLDVGDMRIFRSLVDHFKLSEDQIDGLFGAYQRKDAAELDVLVSTMAAETGRVFKLLSTLNGGVEVLDLAAASLPPLPAIQQALADLRAVQKAFASSLDELCFDLVELRGAHYHNGLVFAAYAAGWPNALAWGGRYDNAGREFGRARPATGFCFDLRELTGRLALGEPQKAILAPYAPEDVVLQQAIRSLRAQQEIVVVDLPGHAAHQGELNVDRELRSVGGEWQLIPFGSGN, encoded by the coding sequence ATGCACCGTTGGTTGTTGCCCGAGTACATCGCCGATATCCTGCCGGCTGAAGCGCGCCTGGTTGAGGAGAAGCGCCGTGCCGTACTCGATCTGTTTCATGCAAGCGGTTATGACCTGGTCAGCCCGCCGCTTATCGAATATGTCGAGTCCTTGATCGGCAATGCAGATGATGATCTGGACTTGAAGACTTTCAAGTTGGTGGATCAGCTCAGTGGGCGCCAGATGGGGCTTCGCGCTGATATTTCACCACAGGTGGCGCGACTTGACGCACACCTGTTGAATCGCGAAGGCGTCGCCCGGCTGTGCTATGCCGGTACCGTTGTCCATACGCTGCCGGCCAACTTGCTGGGGAGCCGCGAACAACTCCAGCTGGGGGCCGAGATCTACGGCCATGCAGGGGTGGAGGCCGATCTCGAAGTTATTCAACTGATGTTCGACAGCTTGAAGCTGTTGGGGATTGAACGTGTCAACCTCGATGTTGGGGATATGCGCATCTTCCGTTCGCTGGTCGACCACTTCAAGTTGTCTGAAGATCAGATCGACGGCCTGTTCGGGGCCTACCAGCGTAAGGATGCGGCAGAGCTCGATGTGCTGGTTTCCACCATGGCGGCAGAGACTGGGCGCGTATTCAAGCTGCTGTCGACACTCAATGGCGGGGTCGAGGTGCTTGATCTTGCCGCAGCAAGCCTGCCGCCTTTGCCCGCGATCCAACAGGCACTGGCTGACTTGCGCGCTGTGCAAAAAGCATTCGCGTCATCACTGGACGAGCTATGTTTTGATTTGGTGGAGCTGCGTGGGGCGCATTATCATAACGGTTTGGTTTTCGCGGCCTATGCCGCTGGCTGGCCCAATGCGCTGGCTTGGGGGGGGCGCTATGACAATGCCGGCCGAGAATTTGGCCGGGCGCGTCCTGCGACCGGATTTTGTTTTGACCTGCGGGAATTGACTGGGCGCTTGGCGCTTGGTGAGCCGCAAAAAGCCATCCTGGCGCCATATGCGCCAGAAGATGTCGTGCTGCAGCAGGCAATTCGATCGCTGCGTGCGCAACAGGAAATTGTCGTCGTTGATTTGCCCGGTCATGCAGCGCACCAGGGTGAACTCAACGTCGATCGTGAGCTTCGTAGTGTCGGTGGGGAATGGCAGCTTATTCCCTTCGGCAGCGGCAATTGA
- a CDS encoding DUF2065 domain-containing protein: protein MSVTLLSALALMLVLEGAMPLLLPKVWRETFSRLITFSDGQLRFLGLLSMMVGLGLLAFVL, encoded by the coding sequence ATGAGTGTCACGCTCCTGTCCGCCCTGGCTCTGATGCTGGTGTTGGAAGGGGCGATGCCTCTGTTGTTGCCCAAGGTATGGCGGGAGACATTCTCCCGCCTTATCACGTTTTCAGATGGCCAGCTGCGCTTCCTGGGCTTGCTGTCAATGATGGTTGGACTGGGGCTGCTGGCCTTTGTCCTCTGA